Genomic segment of Vitis riparia cultivar Riparia Gloire de Montpellier isolate 1030 chromosome 19, EGFV_Vit.rip_1.0, whole genome shotgun sequence:
TGTAACATATTACTTTCTATTCTAACATTACAATCTGCCTTGGGTTACTTATtatgtttaaatattttgtttatcagCCTTGTTTAGGTGGGGACTCCAAGACCTTGATGTTTGTGAACATCTCTCCTGATCCTTCCTCGTTGGGAGAGTCGCTTTGCTCCCTCCGTTTCGCAGCCAGGGTTAATGCTTGTGAGATTGGGATTCCTAGACGTCAAACAAACATGCGGCCATCAGATTCTCGCCTGAGCTATGGCTGACTTTTGGTAGAACAATGGCTCTGTTTTCTTTCGAGGCAATACAAATCCATCTGCGTGACGGATATTTATGAATGGGGACATGAAAGTGATTCTAACATCTGTAATTTGTATAGAGGACATGCTGGGTTTGCAACAAGAGAAACCGCAGGTTGCGCTTTTGatcattaaatttgtaaaaataaagaTGTTATGATGATGCTGAGAGGTTGAGACTGATTTATTTGTAACATTTCACCCACGAAATTGTGTTACTGAATTACATATTCATATCAATGTCATCTGTTTCCCTATTGTTAAATGAAACTTAGCATTTAAAAGCCGAAGTCATTCACTGGCCATCTTCTCAATCAAAAGTTCATTTGCCTTACAACTGAAGTGCACCATGAAACAGAGATGTGTCATGTGTTGTTTCTCTCTTCCCCTGAACCAGCTCAGCTGGTTTTTAAGATTCTTGTTATGCCATCCTATCCATGACCTCTTGGAGAACAGTCTTCGTGTCTTTGTAGCGTGATTCCGTCTGGGAAATATCACGAATCTTCACAGCTTCTTCAAGCTGCCAACACATTGAAAGCAGCTGCTTAAAACTCTGGATGATTAACAGTAAATGATTGAAATACATTGCAGAACTTCCATGGcctttttcttaccttttccACACTGTCAAACAATCTGTTCGCCAGATCAGTGAGAGGCTGCTTCTCGTCAACCGGCACTGCAGagattaatttatcaaaatcatagtACATGAAGGTGGACTTAAGGCGCAGGTACTTCGTAAAATAGTTCCAGGCATCTTTGTCCATCAAGTCCTCCAATGCTATGAGATCAAATGCATATTTCTTTAGCCTCAACATTCTCCCTTTAGTTCCCACATCCGCGATATACAATCCTTTCTTGAGAAAAGAACGAGTTCCAGTCTCCTTA
This window contains:
- the LOC117909359 gene encoding photosynthetic NDH subunit of lumenal location 3, chloroplastic, which gives rise to MAHLANLHGASETLPSIFKLRGDLRRTRKRVTIIGFLCKKAEQIQEQPFQATRRSALGLSSIAILGNSGIGPALAEDNGYWLTGPLPVPTVDNDIVNKETGTRSFLKKGLYIADVGTKGRMLRLKKYAFDLIALEDLMDKDAWNYFTKYLRLKSTFMYYDFDKLISAVPVDEKQPLTDLANRLFDSVEKLEEAVKIRDISQTESRYKDTKTVLQEVMDRMA